GCCAGTGGAGGGGGGGGTTGCCCCTGACCCGGAGGGCTGGCATCAACGTTAgtggcccccccccccgcaaCGGTGGTGGAGCCATGGTTTGGGGGGGGTCGCTCCTCCGTTAGACACAGAGCAGCAAAAGGTGGGccaatgtttcctttttatttgtttaaaggttGAAATATCAAagacgttccacttcatgattgtgtcccacttgttgttgattcttcacaaaaaaattacagttttatatctttatgtttgaggcctgaaatgtggcaaaaggtcgaaaagttcaagggggccgaatacttttgcaaggcccTGTATATACAACAATAACGGattacattacttttaactaGCTGTAACTAATAAATTGGCAATGGAGTGTATGTATAGTATGCAGGTTTTGTATGTGCTGCTGAAAGCATTGAAAAAGTACATTTGGTAAACCTCAACATCAATGGGTTGTACCTGAAACAGTACTCAGAATAACACAGACTTCTCTGTCAACGGTTTTCATCTAGACCATTTTTTCAGTACAAAATATTCCTGATGAAAGCTTTTCACATTGAGGTCTATGGGTTTTCAAATTTAATGTTTCACTATGTATCAGAAATGAAATTCCCACACCCTCTATACCCGGGTGGTGACCACCAATCTCTCAAGAGACTCCTATCGTAAAAGCACCCGGACAATCAGTCAGGAAACGGGCAGGTCACTGCACTCATCACTGCAGGCCCTTCACACCCTGGACACAACCTGTTCCAGCTGCTCCCCTCTGGTAGGCGCTACAGGACACTGTACGccaaaacaaccagacacaccAACAGTTTGTGACAGCAGATTCttatcatttaaaacaaaatatttgcaTAATGCATAGTCTTAGATTTGGTTGAACTGACCTGGCATGGAGATACTCGCATATCAGATTTGTTCAGCCTCttaatgaatgaaattaaataaaatggcaATTCAGTCTTATTGTCATGCtagaactgaccctttaaaatctgttatcccccccccccaaagccCTGTTTTTGTGCATAACCCACACCTGGACGCACTGAAAGATGACGTCCTCTACCACTTCGGTTTAGGAACCAGAACTCACGACCTACCAGCTATGTTTGGTGATGTCAaagtaatgatttttttttttacatttatttttgggaaataaaTCAACTCCATAAATCATCTTTATTCTGctattattttatgttttgtgtgttttccttcagtttgtgtgtgttgggggcaGTCCTTGGAGAATGAAATCCTTCATCGAGTACATTGCTGCTGAGCTCAGTATGGAAGACCCCAAATCAGAGTACCCAAACATCTGTGCTGGAACAGACCGCTATGCTATGTACAAAGTTGGCTCTGTACTGTCTGTCAGTGTATGTAAGACCTATCACAACATACAAATAGTAGTAATCCTATTAATCTGTgtatttctataaaaaaaactacatagaTGTGAAAATTGTGCTATGTTTTGCAGCATGGGATGGGCATCTCATCTATTGCCATAATGTTACATGAGCTAATAAAGCTCCTCCATCACGCTCATTGCACAGATGTTACAATTATACGCATTGGGACATCAGGTGGAATAGGTAAGCTTATTATTTACAATATGTATTTAGAATGCCTGATAATACATCTGATCATTCATGTGTTGCATTATCAAATCACAAAGACTGCTAACACTCCAAGAATGCTAGTTTCCCTGTGATCCTGTAAATTACTTGACTTAGACTCCCTGTGTGATAAAATGTCATTTCCATGAGATGGTTAGTGTGGTCATACAGTAGATGACTTTAAGTACTGGGTGTTGTCCACAAAGACACCTTTTTCATAGGTGTACCACAAGAGGGAGTCCAAAGTCCCTTAGATTTTAGAGCAGTGTCATCCAATATGGCTTTTTGCGATTAGCCCAAGATGGGACTTCTCAAGTTTTCAGAATAAGAGAATTGATATGTATTCTGATGTATACCAACCTTTTTTCTGAATATGTCATGAATTATTGGGGGTTGTTCTGTGGCATATTTTTGAAGTCCACATGAATCATTTCCAGCATGGCTAAAGGGTATATTGTGATTTGATTCTAGGAACTGTGACTACATTGTAGTAGACTGTTACACTGAATTAGAACTTGAACTAAAGACATTATCTCAATCATTTTAAGAAATTCTTTAGATGTTGTTCATTTGGAAATGAACATGATGCTAATTTTACTTGATATCAGTCTAGTATGTTTCAACAtatgaaaaataatttttatttgaAGCTTTCTGTACATTCAGACtataatttattattacttGCCATTTTTCAGGGCTTAAGCCTGGCACAGTTGTTGTTACCAAGCAGTCTATGGATGCCACCTTCCTGCCCAAGTTTGAGCAGGTGATCCTGGGGAAGACGGTGGTGCGCAATACTGATCTGGACCAAAGCCTGGCTGAGGAGCTGTTGCAGTGCAGCAAAGAGCTGAACCAGTTTGAGACCGTGATAGGCAACACCATGTGTACACTGGATTTCTACGAAGGTACTGATGCATTGATGtgttaatcacatttttcaccaACATTTAAAGTATTTCAGTTGCAATGTTCatcttttctgtctgtctcatcAATCACCCAGGGCAAGCCCGTTTGGATGGTGCTTTCTGCTCCTACACTGAGAAGGATAAACAGGACTACCTCACTAAAGCCAGTGAAGCAGGAGTCTGCAACATTGAAATGGAGTCATCAGTTTTTGCTGCTATGTGCAAGCTGAGTGGTCTACGAGGTACGAAAATGCAATATCAGCATCATTATAGCTGACAATTTATAGCTGACAGTTGTTTTCTTCTCGTTGACTTTCTAACATTTATTTCTTGTGTAAAGCGGCCGTGGTTTGTGTGACATTACTGGATCGGCTGAAGGGGGATCAGCTGAACGAGTCTCAAGAAGTTCTTCGCAGTTACCAACAACGTCCTCAGATACTGGTTGGCTACTACATTAGGAAACAGTTAAAGGCCAAAGCAGTATGTAGCTAAGTGCAATAGCTATTACACTGATATGCAAGCATACATAAAAATTGTCTCTTGAAAATATAGCGCAATGCACTAACtcagttttaaacatgttttatacaTTCTATGCTCACCAATAGCCATACCTGTAATACCTCCAGAATCTTGAAGTTATGCACTACCTTTTATTTATCCGTTAGATAGTTAAATGATTTCACTGTCTTAATAAACCGGAATGTGCTATTTAACTTTTGTTTCCTCTTGAATTTAacttaaatacaatttaaaggtcccatgacatggttctctttggatgcttttatataggccttagtggtcccctaatactgtatctgaagtctctttcccaaaatgtagccttggtacagaattacagccactagagccagtcccacaatgagctttccttaggatgtgccatttctgtgtctgtagctattgagtagaagagaagaggggggcaaggtggagggtgggggtgtggccttgaccaactgccactttgctcgtttgaaagccatgatgtctctctctcgtgggtgggccaaattctctgggcgggcaaagcagagaaaggggaggtaacctttccccttatgacatcatatagggaagattccagatcggcccatctgagcttttattttctcaaaggcagagcaggatacccagggctcggtttacactaTCGCCATTTCAAACCACTGGTGGACCagaggcaggctggggggaactcatattaatgttaaaaaacctcataaagtgaaatgttcatgccatgggaccttttaagtgAGTCTTAAATGTTATGTAGCAGCATATTGATCAAATGTCTTTATATAAGGCGGCCTCTGTTTTATGCAACATATAAAGTTCCTTATACATAAAACCGGTTCATGACTTTTGGTATGTCTGTGCTTACAACGGTGCTGTAGCAAAATCAGCTCAAATAGAATGTAAATAGTTTTAATGAAAACCAAAAGAAATTACACTGATTTTGATAAGTTAGTGTATTATGTTGGTATCTGTTGTTTCAAAATGTGTATATCTTGTTCtgcaaaatgtatgtttttttttttttttttttacgattaGGCTTCTCAATATCTTTTATAAGAAGCTAAAATCtgcaaaaaaagtcacttaTTTTCAGAGACAAAAAAATCCACTGAATGTATTATCACTAATAAATCCTCATGCAGTCTGaagttgtttgttttatgttcttGCTCATAAAAGTAGCACAGGTACATCCTACAGCTTTTTCTCGGTGCAGGAAGCACTATGTGAAGCAGGTGGTTTGTTGCAGTATGACCAACGATATGAACACTGCTGACTATTTAAAACAAAGTAACTGAAGTTCTTGAAGATGATCGCTATTGAAACACTGTTTGACTGATAAACAAAGGTATTTGTTCTTCCCTTAAGCCCACTCAAGAACATTTGCCTATAATCTTGATCAGTCAGCTATGTGAACATCTTAAATCGTTTAGATGACAACAACATTGCTGTCAACTtacaaacacaatacaaatagCCTACTTACAAATAGGCTATCCATTGAGATAGGCCTATAGGCAATTTTCTCATAAATGTGGATACACTGAACCGCAACTATCCGGTCTGGAGAACATATTAATCGACTTCCTTGTGTGTCTGCGCTTTCGCCACATTTGAGTCGGCTATACGGTCACATACATGTAGGATGCTGAAAATCGCTCTGCGCGTCAGAGGACGAGAGGAGGGTCTGTTTGCGCGCTCCCGTGCGTGCCCACCTCCTGTTTGCCATCCGATCCTAGCCCGGTCTATTCGCTGACTCAGTGCCTTAAGCAGCATCACCGCTCACCTGAACAGAGCTACAGCATCCTCTGCGGAGAAATACATCAGCCATGGCCAAAACAGCAACCGGTAAGCGTGTTCAGACAGGTCATGTTTAAACCGATGCATGGATGTATACGGATGTAAcccatggatggatggattgatggacTTGTGACAGCTCTTTTCTGTTTAAAGCCCATGTCGGCCTGGTATTGTCTAGGTGGTCGTGCGTCTGTAATGGTTCAACTCAGAAATATTCTATTTTGAATGATTACAACTAAGATCTCTCACCTTGATATTTCTCTATCGACACTGAGCCTTTTGTCTCAGCTAAAGAGGCTGGTAATAAAGACAGCAAGAATGGGCTTACAAGCGCAAGCATCCTCCGTCATTAGGTTACTGAAATGTCTCCTTCATTATCCTCATCTACGTCAATGTGTTAGTGCTCATTTGCTTTGATCTTGTATTGTGTAACAGTTTATAATCCGATAACATGGACTGGCCCTTGACAGCTTTATTTACAACGCCGCACCTGCGGTTCATGCTACAGCGGCCCCAACATGCAGCATAATGCAGACGGACCCCACCCAAGATGCTGTGCTGCCCACCATTTAGCCGACAAAAAGCTGAGAGTGCTTTATCCGTCTTGCTTTTATATTactttgatttgtttattgCTATGGTTAttttataggctatatatatatatatatatttatcctGAACGCGATTGTTTCATCTGATCATTTATTTGGATTGTTCCTTTGATTTGTGCCtgtagcttttttttatttctttccgTGCCAAGGATGCATCACCAGCTGTGACAGATGGGCTGCCATTTATttcgcaaaaaaaaacaaccttttagcATATGAACAAATGCAAATTTAATCGTAGGAGTTAGCACACTGGATCTTAAATTATCAGATAAGACTGTATAGCCTGCATTAGTCATCTCCTCTGATGGACAGTTATTGTATGCCAGGCATTTAGCACATTTGTTTTCATGGGTTTCTTTAGCCTCTGTATCTAAAACATTAGTGTTGCCTTAATATGTATACACAACCCTCAACCTTGGTTTCTCAAAAATGTAGCAGGAtgctaataaaaaaatgatcaaaaaataaataaatgtattgatgGCTTGCAGACTGGCTTCATTATGGTATGTGTGGTGGCAGAGATATAGCGGAGGAGACAGTTGCATGGCAGGgtgggaggcaggccagccctGCAGCAAGGGGCCGCTTCACACACTGGCCTTTGCAGCAGAAGGCTTAGCAGCACTAACAATCTGTAGTCTTCTTTCAACAGCCAGGTGGGCACTTTGTCAAATACAGGAGAGAGCatggaaaaagtgacagaatTTGCAGATGAGATTAAAAATAGTCCGTAAGGAACTGGTTGAAAGCACATCTTACCCCAGATCTAGTATAAAAAGTCAAGACTATCAATCGGTTGTATTTGACAGCAATGACAGCAACACTCCACAATTAGGTCGCGATAAGACAGATAGATATAAATGTTTCTTATTATTGTGATCATGACGGGACAATTAGCTGAGAGTTGAACAGGATATTAAATAACTTGATGCACAAGCCTGTCTAATCACTCTTCTTATTGCAAGTGAATAAGATAGGCACTCTGATTTCTTGATGATTCAAATGAGTCACAAATGTCTACTGTATACTATCCAATAAAAGAATCATAGTTTGATCACCCTTACATTATACATGTATCCATATCATCAATAAATTATTAAGCAACAGGGCACAGACACACTAGTCATCTGATGCTAATTGTTTTATTGTGCAAATGTTCCTTTCCTAACTTGTGATATCTTAATTTGGAAATATCTCAAGTATATTTATTAATTGGTGACATTGTTTGTACAGTGATATGTGGTAATGAtgtgtgttttactgttttCATAAGATGCTATGGTGTGTTTATGTTCCTACAGCATATAAAGAGAAGATGAAGGAGCTGTCCGTCCTCTCCCTCATCTGCTCCTGCTTCTACCCAGAGTCACGCAACAAGCTTGTGTGTGAGTTTGAAGGTATGGATCAGCTCAAACATTGATTTTCTATCTGATCAAATACATTTGCCTGCCCCCATGGATGTATATATTCATCCTGTAAATACAGACGTTAGTAATAATGACATATTGTTGGACTGAAATATTGTGTTATTGGACATTGATTTTTCTGGTGTCATCATCATGATTGTCTGATTTACAGACATGGAGGTGAAAGCTATAAACAAGCGATCCTCTGGCCAGGCCTTTGAGGTGATTCTCAAGCCTCTGTCTCCAGTGTCAGATGTAACCCACAGTCTCCCCTCACCCCCCAAGAGAGATATCTCTTTGGAGGACATTGAGAAGAAACTGGAGGCTGCTGAAGACCGGAGGAAGGTGAGTATTTTACCTGTTTGAAATAGCTTtgggtgtttaaaaaaagaagaaaaaaggaaacacattttaTATACCGTTCAAAATTAATCAATTGGtctattttcctattttttgcTCTACATATTTTAGTTTCAGGAGGCCCAGGTGTTGAGGGCTTTGGCAGAAAAGCGAGACCATGAGAGGGACGTGTTGCTAAAGGCCATGGAGGAGAACAGCAACTTCAGTAAGATGGCCGAGGAGAAGCTCCAGATGAAGATGGAGCAGATCAAGGAGAACCGTGACGCCCATCTGGCAGCCATGATTGAGCGTCTACAGGAGAAGGTGAGAAATGTAGAAAtctcagttgtgtgtgtgtttcttctttGTGTCCACCTTCAGACTGAGAATAGCAGAGTTTGGGCGCTGCCTGCAGCTGACtaacatttctctctctgttgttcTGCTGCATTCAGGAGAGACATGCAGCTTTGGTGCGCAAGAACAAAGAGCTGAGAGAAGAGCTGACAGCATGAGCCTCACTCAAGTCCTGACTTCCATGGTTCATCAACGTCCCTCCATCCAGTCCCGCCCAACCCTCACCATCCTCTGAACAGACACCCAACCCTAGAGGCCGAGAGGTTCGAGGACCTCACCACCACATCACAtcacaacacaccacaccacaccaccaGTACTCACCACTATCAATATAATCAGTGAATACAAACATCAATAACACACATCTTGAGAGTTGAATGGATTTGTTGATTTTCGAAAAAATGAGTGAAATTATGGCTATTATTTTGTAAATACTTTTTTCTtaaagtctatctatctatctatctatctatctatctatctatctatctatctatctatctgtctatctatttATCATGGTAGGTGAAGTACATACAAGGCTTGTACTGTACTGCACTGtacaatttcaaacattttgtttgtgattAATTAACGTTTCAGTTCTTGAAATTTGACTCTACAACCATTTTCTTGTGAAAGCCGTCAGTGTTGTGAGTTGGCTGTAGACTGACATTTGCAGTGTTTCCTGATGATgtcatgatgatgatgtttcTGTGTCTTCGTAAAGAATGACGGTCGGTGTACTTACACCACAGGCTCCTTCCAGATATCAACGTATCCCATCTGTATCTTCCTCAAGCACACCCACACATTCTCAACACGCACGCTTGGAACTTAACAATACGCCAAACTCTACAGATCTATCAAGTGTCCACCTCCTCTGAAATGAGCTTGATAATGAACTTGATAGGTGCTTTATTGATATTAAGAATGTCTTTGCCCAAAGGGGAGCAACTGTTTATACACTTGCAGATTCCCTCTTACTCTGACAGCGCCATTTCATAATGATTCCATCTTTAGCTAAATCAGCAGCTCTGTTACATACACAGTATTTGAGCATTAAGCTCTTGAATGTTATGACACCATACTGGTCCCATGCATATTGTCTTGGACAGTGGAATGTGCTGTTGCTCCCATCTTGATATTGATAGTGTGAACATAACGtatgtctgtgtgggtgtgtatgacTGCAAATTTACCACAAGGCACCATTAGCCTCTGCTCTCTTTAGGGGATTAGATAGAGAATGAATGCCGAATGCTTTACATTCAGCACACTGAACTAGTCTCTTTTTAATATACAGTACCACTGACATCTGCCTGCATCCTCTGCTGCTTGTGTTTCTCCCTTCATATATTTCTCTGTCAAAGCTTTGCTGAATAAAGGTTTGAGGTTCTGTGAACATGGCATGCACCATCTAATACTTTTTTGTGCTAAAAGAGGAGGGAAAATGTAAACTGCCAAATAAAAATCAGTTATCTACACATCCTGAGAATTGCCGTCTTCCCCTAGTTGATTTTTCATTCGTGTTTTAGTCTAGTGTTATTTTAATTTGGGATATTGTATACCATGGCATAAATCAAAATATAGTCAGGCTTATTCCTTGAGGGTTAGACTAACATGTAATAAACATACAAAATGAGCCATCCATCAGGCTTGTATTAAACAATGTTCCTCCACTAGGTGGCAgtggcagattttttttaagccaaaaaAACAAGCTGAAGCCCATACCGATCCAAAAGTAGGCTATAGGGCAAAAGTTCACAATGTGCCAAATgcaaatattaatataataacaaaaacacagttCAAATCTAGATCGTTATTGTTTAATCTTTTCATGAGAATCATGATTTGGATGTTTAACATCCTCATTAAAGGCAGCAAGGTTTGTGTCATTCATCTGCACTCAGGACATTAAATACAGACACTTTTGTATATCGTagtttaatttgttattttgAAGGAAGACAATATacgtaatatatatatttatttatttattaatagcCTGTGGCCTAAGCCCACACAGGAACAAATCACGGACTGCCTTTCCTGGAAGACTAAGGTGCTGCATGGACGGATAAAACCGAGTCATAAAAAAACAGTGTCACTAGGATAGGACCAGAAACGACACATTGGAGCTGAACAGTGATTTATTGGTCCAGCTGTCTCGTGTATTGTTGTTACTTTTTAACCGCTTTCCTCCAATGTCCCCATCCTGTTCACACTATTGTCTCCGTTTCAGACCAACCCGAGCTGGTGAGGTCAGGGCAACATTGTAAAGGATTTCCTCTGGCTCTTAATGATTTCCTGGGTATTCATAAGGGCAACAATGCTCTCAGATTTGGTTACTTACCTGGCACACAGTAAAGGAATTGCCTTTCAGTCAATAACCGGGACCTTATTATCGCATGATTAACTTCTACAGGATCGTAACAAAAATGCACCTGCAGATTATATGTCATTTGGGAAGATAAGGTCTTAATCACTTAGAGGGCAGTTAGTCTGCTTGTATAAAGGACTATGTGGCATCATGGTAGATAAAATAGCTACCTATTATACATTATGATAACAAAACATTCTGGAGAGTTGAAGGAGCAAatgcaacagaaacaaaaacttTGGTTTAAATCCACATTTTATACTTTAAACTCAATTTATTGGTacaaaaatattacaaatagATACAAGAATGCAAGTTCCCAATTCTCAAGTGGTTAGTTTTCCAACAATGGCACATAATGCTTATTAATTTCCATGAGTTCTGATACCACGAAAGAAGCAGACCAAATTAAGTAACTCTACATTATGTTAAATACAGACATCTGTGTAGAAGTTCCATTATGTGGTCTACAAAATATTCTCTAGTATATTTGTGCTTACATCTATTCTTGGCCCATATGTCATGATATCAGTCCTCAGCCTGGAGTGCATGTTAACTAAAATTAGTCAATGAATAACATAAAATCATTTAGAATTCCTTTCTTTAGAGTTAGGACATAATGAGATCAACATCTCCCCCTTATTCTTGTATACTTTCAttcaaacctttttttaagCTTCGGAAATCATTGGGGTTCACCTAATTTGCAGTGATGTTGAGATACAGAGATACTAATGAAATAAAATCAGTTTGCTTCGTTCCCCTGTGTTTGATTGCTATAAAAACAGAGTCAGGTTGCGGTGGCTAGTCTGTGGTGGTGGGCACAGCTCAGCTGTTGCCTTCAGTCCAGTTGTTTGCTTCAGAAGGCCCCAATCTCCGTACCCCATGGCCTGTAAGGCTTTGACAGGGTGGAGGAGGGGCTCACTGTGCTGAGGGCTGTTGGGGACACCAGAGGCAAAGCACCGAAGGAGAGGGGGAAGGCCGACAGCGAGGAGAGGGATGAAAGCAGTGGTGGGGAAAGCTTGGATGTTGGCACAGACAGACTGAGGGCCAGCGAGCCGCTGGGAGGCACCCTGAGGGTCTCTGTGGGGGGCATGACACTGAGTCTGGATGTCCCAGATGCCTCAGTGGAGGGGGAGGAAGATGtagatgaagaagaggaggagggtgggCTACTGTTGCTTCTGGATGCAGGTGTCCTGCCCTGGGGGTGTTGtaggaggaggtggtggggggggaGATGGGCAGGGGGAGTCCCGTAGGCAGAGCCCCAGGCTAAGTGTTCCAGTCCAGTGTGCACCTCCCTCTGAGAGGCGTAGTTGCTGAGGTGGGACACCAAACGTATACGGAGGGGGTCTGTACCGTCCCGACCCTCTATGATGCTGAGGTAGCGAGCGGTCTCTGCCAGGCACTCCCTGAAGCCCAGGCTGCGGTAATCCTTAGCAAGAGCATGAGCCTCAAAGAAACCTGTCAGGAAAGGAAGCAGGGGGGTTAGACACGTGATTCACAGCATATTCTTTTTGAATTAGGGAGCTATTTACTTATCTTCCAAAGCCTAAGAAAGGGTCTGTTACCTTTGCCACCAGACGCATGAAGCATCTTCAAATGGTCCACAGTCATTTGCAAAATTTCTGCTTTTTCCAATTTAGCTGATCCCTGTAAAGAAATAGGAAAGAACAGTGTCACTTTTAATGATTATTGACATTTCCTATCTAGTGtccataacaaaacaaaaaaacaaaacatgtatgGGCAAATGTGTGCCTGCCCATAATGGTAGTATGACCCATTTACCTGTTTCTCAAAAGCACTTGGCACCAATCTTCTCAACTCTGACAGACTATTATTGATTCGGTCACGTCTCCGTTTCTCAATAATCTGTCATGGGTAAAGAGAACAATGTAATTTAGGTCACAGGTGGGAGGAAAACAAATGGATCTATCAAACAGCAGCGCGCAACTTGGCACCAGAGAGAATGAGTTCACTTACCCCTCTGCGCCTTTTTCTGGCTTGGACTTGTGTGGTTGTGGAGGGTGACATTGAGCCGTGAGAATCAAGTTGACTGAAAGGTAAAACAGTAATACATTAGTTAATCAACAAAGGCAAGATAACAAATTAAAATAGGCATGGGCAAGTTGAAATGTTGTAGAAATCTGCCATAGAACATATGATAGGCCTATATGATTTGTAACATAAAACGGGAACATACCCATTTTCGTCGCCACTATCCTTCTCCACCTCAATATTGTCGTCCAGGTCGCTATCCGATGAGCTGTAATTGTGGCTTCGCTTCATTTTGCTTCCAAGCATACAGTGATCAAAAGTAGCCTACTCCTTTCAGAGAACGCTCCGGTAGTGCACTGACAGCAGAGGGTCTGTGCAAGAGTTTAAACGTCAGACCTTCTTCTGCTCTGATCATTTTCACACCACGGAGAGGGGGGGCGGGGTCCCGGGATGATGTGGGCGGTGCTTGAAAAGAGTTGAGCCTGTTAAAATCGAGCTGGCATTTGAGTGACATAATATGCTTTAGGAAAACAGCTCTAATAGGAATCTCTAATAGAGGTGCCAAAACTCATTTCTGTAATGGTTTAAACcgatattttaaatgtattaaaagcatgattttaaatgtattaaaagcatgattttaaatgtattaaaagcatgattttaaatgtattaaaagcatgattttaaatgtattaaaagcatgattttaaatgtattaaaagcatgattttaaatgtatgtctttTGAAAGAGAGCAGGGAGTCTGAGGCCTGACAGCTCAGGCTGACCAGTAGACTCCTGGCCTTAGGTTCCCATTTTCCTTGCTGAGCCCCCAGTTCATGAGCAACAGGCCCCCACTATAGCAGGAGCCCTCTTCTT
The DNA window shown above is from Perca fluviatilis chromosome 7, GENO_Pfluv_1.0, whole genome shotgun sequence and carries:
- the upp1 gene encoding uridine phosphorylase 1, translating into MNPKDDKKTDLCPSPVFVHNPHLDALKDDVLYHFGLGTRTHDLPAMFGDVKFVCVGGSPWRMKSFIEYIAAELSMEDPKSEYPNICAGTDRYAMYKVGSVLSVSHGMGISSIAIMLHELIKLLHHAHCTDVTIIRIGTSGGIGLKPGTVVVTKQSMDATFLPKFEQVILGKTVVRNTDLDQSLAEELLQCSKELNQFETVIGNTMCTLDFYEGQARLDGAFCSYTEKDKQDYLTKASEAGVCNIEMESSVFAAMCKLSGLRAAVVCVTLLDRLKGDQLNESQEVLRSYQQRPQILVGYYIRKQLKAKAVCS
- the LOC120562867 gene encoding hairy/enhancer-of-split related with YRPW motif protein 1-like, producing MLGSKMKRSHNYSSSDSDLDDNIEVEKDSGDENGQLDSHGSMSPSTTTQVQARKRRRGIIEKRRRDRINNSLSELRRLVPSAFEKQGSAKLEKAEILQMTVDHLKMLHASGGKGFFEAHALAKDYRSLGFRECLAETARYLSIIEGRDGTDPLRIRLVSHLSNYASQREVHTGLEHLAWGSAYGTPPAHLPPHHLLLQHPQGRTPASRSNSSPPSSSSSSTSSSPSTEASGTSRLSVMPPTETLRVPPSGSLALSLSVPTSKLSPPLLSSLSSLSAFPLSFGALPLVSPTALSTVSPSSTLSKPYRPWGTEIGAF
- the stmn2a gene encoding stathmin-2a yields the protein MAKTATAYKEKMKELSVLSLICSCFYPESRNKLVCEFEDMEVKAINKRSSGQAFEVILKPLSPVSDVTHSLPSPPKRDISLEDIEKKLEAAEDRRKFQEAQVLRALAEKRDHERDVLLKAMEENSNFSKMAEEKLQMKMEQIKENRDAHLAAMIERLQEKERHAALVRKNKELREELTA